The genomic region TATCCCCATCTGCCGTTCCCTGGCAGTTCCTGGCTCAGCACACACCCCTTCTCATTCTCTGCAgtccttgggggggggggggggcagacaCAGACCTCCAGGCCAGGGGTGTGTGGAGATGACAGTTGGGGGCTCAGAGTGGTCCCTCTTCCTCTGTGGCTCTTCACTCCCTCAGCTCTGACCTAGCTTCTTAGCTGAAGTCCTGCGGGGTGGAGGGGGCTCTGGCTATTCACCTCAGCCTGGCCCTCATGCCTGCCTGGCCAGGAGAGGGAGGTGCCCGCCTCCTCACTCCCCTATCCCAGGCCCGCCATCTTGAGACCTGTGGCACCCAGTGCCCTGCCCGGCTCCAACACCCCGGGGGAGTGGTCTTCAAGGAGATGCACCCAGGGCCAGTTGCATTCCCTCCTCTCAGAATGTGGGCCCTTGGTCCCCACCAAGCCCAGGATGATCACCTTCATGCTGGACCAACAGGGCATGTGTCCTTAGGGGCCCTCCTTCCCCCACAAAGAGCTCTTAGACCCCAAGGACTCCCCAGGACCTTAAACCTCAACTCCGGCCCTCACTGTTTCCTGGGGTTACTCTCACTGCTTCAGGCCAGCACCTGGGACCCTATCCTTTTCCCATCTAAAGGTCCTCCTAGCCCCTCCTGGCCGTGGAACCCCCTCAACCTCCAAGGCACCccatcccagcccccaccccccagccttcATCAGCATGCAGGCTCAGGCTGCCCAAACACAAGGGGATTGTTCTTCTTGCATGCTCAGGGTGGGGGGCTGGGAGCAGGCGGCCCACACACCCTGGCAGGCCCAGGCCATAGGGAGGCTGGCTTTGCCCCACCCTGTGTCCCCAGGCAGGCTCTGTCCACCCTCCCTACTCTCATCACTGCCCCCGCTCCAGCCTCCATCACCATTGCCCAGTGGCGCTGACCTCTTGAGGAAAGAGCTCTGAGCCGCACAGGTGGACCCCTGGGTTCTCCCAGTGCAGCCAGAAGCCTCTCATGTAGCCTTAGAAACAAgccccttcctctctgggcctcaggttcctcTCTGGTgaggtccttccagctgtgaaAGGCTGAGCCCGACTTTGTGAAACCTATGCCACACCCCAGCTCTTCTTCCAACCTGCATTCCCCATGAGGAAACCCACTCTGGGCCCCCAGAAGTTTCAAAGCACCGTGTGAATCCCCCACCCTAGTGACATGCCTGAGGATCCCCTAGACCCAGAGAAACAGCAGGTGCAGGGACCGGGGCTGCTGAGGAATGGGAACTGGGGATCCTGTCCAGGCAGATCCTGGCTCTCCCATGTGGCTGGTCCCCATGCCCTGGGTCTTCTTACCCGAGCCTCACTGCTCCTCTTGGACCCTTCGCCTCATCTCTGGTCTCTGAAGCCTTCAGGCCCTGTGAGCCCAATCCGCTCCCTGcacactgggcctgggcctggctcctgccctcctggagccctCTGTGTTGTGGAGAGGCAGCCTCAGAAATGCCCCCGGGACTCCTATGAGTTGCAGGCATATCTTTGGGGGACACAGAGGCCTGAGTGATTACATCTGACTTGGAAGGTTGGCcagggcttcacagaggaggtagcATTTGAGAAGGATTTTGACAGAGAGTGGGGAAGATGGACATTTCAAGCTAGGATCAGCCtgggcaaaggcccagaggcctGGAGGTGCTGGGTGTGTTTTGCAGCCTGGTGTGTatgggggatggggtggagatGAGATGAGAGAAGTTGGCAAGAGCCACATCATGAAGGGCCTTGAGTGCCTGTCTATGTAGATCAGGCTTTATTACTTGGGTACTGGGGAGCCAAGGATGGCTGTTGAGCAGCAGAGTGACCCAGTCTCCAGCATGGAGAATAGAAGTTAGAGACCTTTAGTTTGAGTCAGACAGTGAGGGGATGGGTACCAGTGGGTGGGACTGTACTATAAAGCTGTGCCCTTTCTCCTGGAGCCCAGTCTGGCCCTGGGCCTGCCTCGGTTTCCCTTGGCTGTGAGGACTCTTGGGGGGTTGCCTAACGATGCTCTAAGGAGGGTGTAGCATTTCTGGCACCAGCCAGCTTGTCAGAGCTTCCCTTCCCTGCCTAGCACTGAGTCTACAGGACAGCCCTGGGTCAAGAAACCAGAGGCTGGAGCTGGCAGACCCCAGACTGCTGCCCTGcgggcccctcctgcccccactctCCCAAGAAGGGTATGAGTGGCcatcctgggaggctgtaaggcTGAGAGACTGGCGCAAGGGTCCAAGCCTGCTGGGGCAGTTCTTGTGGAGGCCTGGCTAATCAGGAAGGGTGAGCATGCTCAGAgaaggggatgggaggggagTCAGGATCCCTTAAAGCTGATCCCCCCCAACCCCGGGCCCAGTGTCCACCTCCCTGCCACGCCCTGCTTCGCCTGATGCCCCAAGCCATTCCCCAGCATCACTGGGTGTGGCCAGCATGGCTGCTTTTGGAGTGGGAAGGAGGCTGCTTAGTTGGGGGCTGGAGGTGCTGAGGGGGATGTTGGGGGATATGAGGTGGGGGATGAACTTGGAGACTGGactcccctttcctccccagcCAGGTGGGTCTACAAGCCCTAGTTGGTCCAGACACTCTGGCCAGCAGAGCCAAGGGAATCCCCCAAGGGGCGGGCCAGTCCACTGGAGTCGCCTGGCCCCAggagccctcccctcccccggaTTGTTCTTGCTCCAGAACAAAGCCGGGTGGACACTTGATCCCTGCGTGTGGGGGGGAGCTGGCTAAGCCCCCGGCCCTTTGATTGGGCAGCTGTcatgagagagagacagctgggggggaggggcaggaaggggcagCCGCCATCGCTTACACAGCTGTCACCCCCCCTCCGCCCCCGCCAGCCTGAGTGGCAGGAAGCCAGGGACTGAAGGAGTGGGCACTGGAtctggggagggggcctggggagccGGAGAGAACACCGAGGTCAGAGGCCTGGTCTGAACCTGGTATGTTCTGCCAGGGAGCCCTGCTGACCAAGAGGGGGCTGGGCACCCCCAGAGGTGAGCTGGAGGTCAGGGTGGCATGACGCATGGCTGCCATGTGGGTGGCCCAGCAGGGACCAAGGGCCCACCAGGCTGGAGCAGCAAATAACTCCCTAGAGCCCCAGTGAGGACAGAAGGGGAGACAGTGTGCCTAATAGGGCTGCTTGTTCTTAGGGCCCCTGGGAGAATAATTTGGGAAACCTGTGTCAGAACCCCTTGTTTTCTCCTAAGGAAAGACCTTGAGAGTCCCTCAGAAcaggaaggaaacagagaccAGCATCTCCCCCCGACCACTCTCTGCACACATACACAGCACAGGTGGATAAAGGTCACCTATTGAATCTGGGGCAGTGGGGCTCTGCTGCAGACCCAGGTACCTTTTTCAGGGCAGTAGCCCTAGTTCTGGCCACATTCCAGCCCTTCTGCCCTGTTTTTCCTGGAGCCTTGTGCCCACAAGAGGTGATGTGGAAATGGTATGGGGACAGTATCAGGTCCTCCACCAGTTACCACCCCAAAGGGGTCTCTGAGCTCCAGAAAATTCTGGCGTTCAAGACCTTGGCTCTGGACAAGTTGTCAGACCTTCCCAAACATGACCCACGTCTACTAGCCAGGCAGGGGTCTCAGGGACTACTAAAGCCTGCTCCCCACCTTTGAAGAGACCCCCTTCTAGAAGAGGGACAGCCAGAAAGGGGAGGCAGATGGGGATGTGACAAAGCCCACACTAGCAGGCAGGACCCTGCTAGGGCTACCATGCCCCAcctctttgtgaccttgggcaggttacagACCCTCTCTAGGCATCAGTTTCCCCTCCTGCTTGCTGAATTCATCTGTTCAGTAACCAGTATGGTCTGAGCACCTTCTCTGGCCTGAGCTCTGGGAACACAAGGAGAAGGCGGCAGCCTTGGCTCCTGCTCTAAGGAGCTCCCAGGCTTGGCTGTCCAGGGAGACAGAAACCAAGCACGTCATCACAAGTGCTTTGCTGGGGGAAGTGCAGGCAGCTGGGGGAATGTTAGCAAGGGCAGCCAGCGTGAGGCTGGCCAGGATGCTCACAGAGCACAGTCCCTGCATCCACTGTTGACCTCTAACCTCCAGAGAGCCTATGGGCAGCacttgaggggagggaggagcaggtgtTGGGCAGGCAACAGTTACTGGGTGCTTGGGGGGACAGGATTGTCATCCCCAcggtacagatgaagaaacagaggcctcATGCCATGCACTGGCTTGCTCAGGCTTCCTGAGAAAGCCAGGCTCAGAtccccaccccacttcccacTCCATGCCCAAGCTCTGGCTAGCAAGGGGGTTGTGAGAGGGCGTTGGACAGAGCTCCATGCCCTTGAGCTCTGGATAGGGCTCATGTCAGGATAGGGCAGGAGGCTGAGGGGAAGGTGCCCAGAGGTCCCCAGAGTGCTCTAGGCCCATCACACTAATCTTTTGCAGAAGGAATTTGCAGGGTTAGGGCTTGGACTTGGCTCAGACTTGGCACCAGTTGGTCGCACTCCCTGTTTTCCTCCTCGGGTTTTTCGTCCCCCAGTGAGCTCCCCATCAAGGCTCAGCCTTGGCAGGAGACAGCGGCTGGAGGAGAGGGATTTCCAAGCAGGATTAAGGTGCAGGATTAAGTTGGGGCATGAAAAGGGGTCGGGTGGGGAGGGCTGGCGGCTGGGCTAATCCCAGCAGCTAAtctccagctcctccttcctccatcaaTTAATGGCCTTGACATTCCCCAGCCCCCCAAACCCCTTTCTTATCCATCACCCAGTCCCGGGGGAAGCATTccctccattttatggatgaggaaattgagacagagCCCAAGCGACTTGTTTCTGGTACAATAGAAAGTGCTCCGGGTTGGGAATGGCCAGCCTGGACACTTCTTACCTCCTTGGCATGTAGGAGAAGGCTTGGAAAACCACTGTGCAGACTGCTGATCCCCGATCCCCTCCTCCCCGCCGTGCTGAATGAACCCTGCTCAGAGCTGTCTGCAGGGAGCCTCTGCTTTAGTGACCTCTAGTGGACAGGCATAGCCTCTGGATGTGGGGCTCCCagcctgtcccccaccccccaaacctTTGCCAGGCCAGGGGAAGGCAGGGGCAAGAGGGCCCCTCCCAGAGCCTTCTTCCACCCTTCTTTCAAGACCTCCCATGGCACCCCATGGCTGCTGCAGCTTCCTCTCCAGCTATCCTCCATGCTCTAACCAGTGGGAGCTCTGGCCCCCGGAAGCAAGTGCTTCTTGTTTGAAGTAACCTTGCAACCTTAACTCAACCTTCAAGGCCCAATCCACAGGGACCCTCTTCCAAGACGTCAGAGAGGCAGCTCCCTGTCTCTGGACTCCCATAGGCCTCCTAGTTAATTCTTCCTTCTAATGTATGATGGGAAGGGAAGGCTACTCATGGGGACTAAGTACCTACCACATGCATGcttatctcattttaattctcataacTCTTTGGGGGTAGGACTTGGTATCCCCTGcctacagatggggaagctgaggctgagaTGGATTAAACGAGCTGTCCAGTGTTACACAGCTAGTGAGTTACACACAAGCACACTGGTCAGTGTGACATTTGAGAGTCCACACTGGGAGTCCACACTCTCCCTCTCTAGGAGTTTGGTTAGCCTGGCCCTGGGGTCCCCATGTAAGGGCAGGGGACCCAAAGGATACCTGAGCTCCTCTCTTACCCCTCTTCTGCCACCGCCCTAGAGCCGGCCAACCCGCAGCGTGGACGCACTCCCAGGCCACTGTGGCCCCAGCCCCGCCTGACAGGATGAGCGGCTCAGAtgcggggctggaggaggagccaGAGCTCAGCATTACTCTCACCTTGCGGATGCTGATGCATGGGAAGGTGAGTGGGTGGAGCTCCACTGTGGcttgggagggggcagagggcagtGTGAGACAAAGCCTGACCAACTGGAAGTTTGATCTCAGTGGGCCTGTTTCCCATGGAGCCCCTGCCCCCAGTGTGGGAGGAGCAGGGCCTGGGGCATTGGTGCCCCCCTCATTCCACTCTTGTCTTGTTTCCAGGAGGTGGGCAGTATAATCGGGAAGGTAGGTGCCCGGTTCTGTTGTGTATGTCCCCTTCAACCTGAAGCCTCAGTCCAGGAAAGGAGGCAACAACTGTTTAGGCTAAGAGCCATTCTCTGTCTTGTCTCCTGCAGAAAGGAGAGACTGTAAAGCGGATCCGGGAGCAGGTGAGGATGGCGTTTGGGAGAAGAGCCCAGGGTACCTGATTTGGAGGGTAGGGGAGGTCCCTGTTCCACCTTCTCCCTGAACCCCACCATCTGCGATGACCAGTGAGTGCCCCTAGAAGGTGGCCATTGCCAGCCTTGGCTGGGGCCTGGTAAGTGGGGCAGGCAGACAGGCTTCTGGCAAGGAAGCGGAGAAGGAGGCTCGCTGCCCTGGGCTTGTCCTGTACCTGCAGAGCAGTGCCCGGATCACCATCTCTGAGGGCTCCTGCCCTGAGCGCATCACTACCATCACTGGGTCTACGGCAGCTGTCTTCCATGCGGTCTCCATGATCGCCTTCAAGCTGGACGAGGTGTGTGCCCTGCTGGAGTGGGAGGCCAAGGTGGTTCCCGGGAGTACCAGGACTCTAACTCCACACAGTGGCTACAGGTGGGAGGGGAGGCCAAGCCCAGAGCAGGGTTCTCTCGTTGGAGCAGGACTGGGGGAAGGCTTCCCTCCTCACCCTTCAGCAGAAAGGTGCTCTAGGCATGGGGATCAGAAGGGATGAGCATGGCCAACCCACTGTCTTCCTGCCCAGGACCTTTGTGCTGCTCCTACAAATGGTGGGAGTGTCTCCAGGCCTCCGGTGACCCTGCGCCTTGTCATCCCTGCAAGCCAGTGTGGCTCATTAATTGGGAAGGCCGGCACCAAGATCAAGGAGATCCGAGAGGTGAGGGGAAAGGGATACCACCTGCAGGGAGGCCCACCCTCCGGTTGTGAGTGGGGACCTAGGCTTATGGCTTCCTATTCTCTGGGGAGCTCTGAGCCTGGGCAGCCCTACTGTGGGTTATGGGAGCAGCCAGAAGTGGCCCCTGTTCTCTGCTTGCAGACCACGGGTGCCCAGGTGCAGGTGGCGGGGGACCTGCTCCCCAACTCTACAGAGCGTGCTGTCACCGTGTCTGGGGTGCCTGATGCCATCATCCTGTGTGTGCGCCAGATCTGCGCTGTTATTCTGGAGGTGCTGCCCTGGGGCAGGGAGAGTGGACATGGGATGGGCCCTGGGCCTGCCTTGTCACACCCCCAAATCCTATGCATGTGAcagcaggtgggggcagggaggcacTGCAGGGATGGATTAGGAGCTCTAGGATGTTGGGATACATTTACCTGGGGGTCATGGGGAGGGCCTTGAGAACATAGGGCCCTTGGGGAGGTCAGTGGGGCCCGAGAGGGTCCTGATAGAGCCTCCCTATTTGTACCTTCCAGTCTCCACCAAAAGGAGCCACTATCCCATATCACCCAAGCCTCTCCTTAGGTACCGTCCTTCTCTCTGCCAACCAGGTGAGGGGAAACATCAGGCGGAGGGGGAAGCATTACTAGAGAAGGGGGATTgagatgggggaggggctagAAGAAGGAATTGGGCACCCAGGGAGCAGGGTGAGGGGTAACTGGCTAAACTGTCCTGATCTGTCATAGTAACCCCCTTTTCACCTACATTGTCCCAACAGGGCTTCTCTGTCCAGGGTCAGTATGGGGCTGTGACCTCAGCTGAGGTGAGTGACCCACAGCCCAAGGCACCACTTCCCAAACCAAACCTTCTCTGACTTCTGACCCCTCTTCTTTGACACAGGTCACCAAGCTCCAGCAACTCTCGGGCCATGCAGTCCCTTTTGCCTCACCCAGCATGGTGCCAGGTGAGC from Equus caballus isolate H_3958 breed thoroughbred chromosome 16, TB-T2T, whole genome shotgun sequence harbors:
- the PCBP4 gene encoding poly(rC)-binding protein 4 isoform X1, with amino-acid sequence MSGSDAGLEEEPELSITLTLRMLMHGKEVGSIIGKKGETVKRIREQSSARITISEGSCPERITTITGSTAAVFHAVSMIAFKLDEDLCAAPTNGGSVSRPPVTLRLVIPASQCGSLIGKAGTKIKEIRETTGAQVQVAGDLLPNSTERAVTVSGVPDAIILCVRQICAVILESPPKGATIPYHPSLSLGTVLLSANQGFSVQGQYGAVTSAEVTKLQQLSGHAVPFASPSMVPGLDPGAQTSSQEFLVPNDLIGCVIGRQGSKISEIRQMSGAHIKIGNQAEGAGERHVTITGSPVSIALAQYLITACLETAKSTSGGTPGSTPTDLPAPFSPPLTALPTAPPGLLGTPYAISLSNFIGLKPVPFLALPPASPGPPPGLAAYTAKMAAANGSKKAERQKFSPY
- the PCBP4 gene encoding poly(rC)-binding protein 4 isoform X2, with protein sequence MSGSDAGLEEEPELSITLTLRMLMHGKEVGSIIGKKGETVKRIREQSSARITISEGSCPERITTITGSTAAVFHAVSMIAFKLDEDLCAAPTNGGSVSRPPVTLRLVIPASQCGSLIGKAGTKIKEIRETTGAQVQVAGDLLPNSTERAVTVSGVPDAIILCVRQICAVILESPPKGATIPYHPSLSLGTVLLSANQGFSVQGQYGAVTSAEVTKLQQLSGHAVPFASPSMVPGLDPGAQTSSQEFLVPNDLIGCVIGRQGSKISEIRQMSGAHIKIGNQAEGAGERHVTITGSPVSIALAQYLITAWATTGLGGLHCQDGSGQWEQES